Proteins encoded together in one Lathyrus oleraceus cultivar Zhongwan6 chromosome 5, CAAS_Psat_ZW6_1.0, whole genome shotgun sequence window:
- the LOC127081918 gene encoding protein DEFECTIVE IN MERISTEM SILENCING 3, producing MYQPTSNSSNQQLVHTTPVSLQGTSASVPMDLSESSMDTNHNVQNGDFIKAENIIKHSQKLQGDLHTFGMKIKQHEDRLGLLNTEKAKLDDSIIHLQGAIGKSKSSSTNGEDTRSTTEEEVHKQILQHEKSAAGVLCLLKTRHGAHASFVTLTKDVLGIVPMLGRVEDDNLSRLFSEYLGVETMLAIVCKTYEGVKAIEMYDKEGWINKSSGLHGLGATIGRALDGRFLVICLESLRPYAGKYVVDDPHRKLDILNPRLPNGECPAGFLGFAVNMINIDTENLFCVTPSGFGLRETLFYNLFSRLQVYKTRAEMIQALPLITDGAISLDGGIIRSCGVYSLGNREDVNVRFPRPERSAGLDEQVEIERQMKDAQWKKENILDDIKREMTLLDIAKHNFNKKKSDFLKYLASSSSYAIQVQNAVQNAPSVPR from the exons ATGTATCAACCAACAAGCAACAGCAGCAACCAG CAATTGGTTCATACCACGCCAGTGTCTCTCCAAGGGACCTCGGCATCAGTGCCAATGGATCTGAGTGAAAGCTCCATGGACACAAACCACAATGTCCAAAATGGAGACTTTATAAAAGCGGAAAATATCATCAAGCACTCCCAG AAACTACAAGGGGATCTGCATACTTTTGGGATGAAAATTAAGCAGCATGAGGACAGACTGGGTCTTTTGAACACGGAAAAAGCCAAATTAGACGACTCCATTATTCATTTGCAAG GTGCTATTGGGAAATCAAAGTCTTCAAGCACTAATGGAGAGGATACCCGCAGTACAACTGAGGAGGAGGTACATAAACAGATATTGCAGCATGAAAAATCTGCTGCTGGTGTTTTGTGCCTGTTGAAGACTCGTCATGGAGCCCATGCTTCTTTTGTTACACTAACAAAGGATGTTTTAGGTATTGTTCCTATGCTGGGAAGAGTTGAGGATGACAATCTCAGCAG ACTTTTCTCAGAGTATCTTGGAGTGGAGACTATGTTGGCAATTGTTTGTAAAACTTATGAAGGAGTTAAAGCTATCGAAATGTATGACAAGGAAGGCTGGATAAACAAAAGTAGCGGTCTTCATGGGCTAGGTGCAACTATTGGAAGGGCTTTGGACGGGCGATTTTTAGTCATATGTCTTGAATCTCTAAG gCCTTATGCTGGTAAATACGTGGTTGATGATCCACACAGGAAGTTGGACATTTTAAACCCAAGATTGCCCAATGGGGAGTGTCCGGCTGGATTTCTTGGGTTTGCTGTGAATATGATTAATATAGACACCGAGAACCTGTTTTGTGTAACTCCGAGTGGTTTTGGCCTCAGAGAAACTCTGTTTTACAATCTCTTTTCTCGTCTACAAGTATATAAGACTAGGGCTGAAATGATACAAGCACTTCCTTTGATAACTGACGGAGCTATTTCTTTAGATGGAGGAATCATTAGGAGTTGTGGTGTATATTCCTTGGGTAATAG GGAAGATGTTAATGTAAGATTCCCCAGACCAGAAAGATCAGCGGGGCTTGATGAGCAGGTTGAAATTGAGAGGCAAATGAAGGACGCCCAGTGGAAGAAGGAAAATATTTTGGACGATATAAAAAGGGAAATGACATTGTTGGACATAGCAAAGCACAATTTCAACAAAAAGAAGAGTGATTTTCTTAAGTATTTGGCTTCAAGTTCATCATATGCAATCCAG GTTCAGAATGCGGTTCAGAATGCTCCTTCGGTGCCTCGATGA
- the LOC127081919 gene encoding protein DEFECTIVE IN MERISTEM SILENCING 3 isoform X2, with the protein MFQPTSNSSNQDLVHTMPQSLQGTSTSVPTDLSESSMDTKDNLQNREFINAENIIRHSQKLQGDLQVFGMKIKQHEDRLSLLNTEKVKLEDSIIHLQVAIGKSKSSSTTKIDNAEEEVDKQILQHEKSAASVLCQIKTRYGAHASLLTLRKEVIGIVPMLGRVEDDNLSRLFSEYLGVETMLAIVCKTSEGVKAIEMYDKEGCINKSSGLHGLGATIGRALDGRFLVICLESLRPYAGKYVVDDPQRKLDILNPRLPNGECPSGFLGFAVNMINIDTENLFCVTPSGFGLRETLFYNLFSRLQVYKTRVEMMQALPLITDGAISLDGGMIRNCGVFSLGNREDVNLRFLRPERSAGLDEQVEIEKKMKDAQLKKEKILEDLKRERTLLDTVKHNFSKKKIDFLKYLASSSSSYATPVQNAPSVP; encoded by the exons ATGTTTCAACCAACAAGCAACAGCAGCAACCAA GATTTGGTTCATACCATGCCACAGTCTCTCCAAGGGACCTCGACATCAGTGCCAACGGATCTGAGTGAAAGCTCCATGGACACAAAAGACAACTTGCAAAATAGAGAATTTATAAATGCAGAAAATATCATCAGGCACTCCCAG AAACTACAAGGGGATCTGCAAGTGTTTGGGATGAAAATTAAGCAGCATGAGGACAGGCTGAGTCTTTTGAACACGGAAAAAGTCAAATTAGAAGACTCCATTATTCATTTGCAAG TTGCTATTGGGAAATCAAAGTCTTCAAGCACAACAAAGATTGATAATGCAGAGGAGGAGGTAGATAAACAAATATTGCAGCATGAAAAATCTGCTGCTAGTGTTTTGTGCCAGATAAAGACTCGTTATGGAGCGCATGCTTCTCTTCTTACACTAAGAAAGGAGGTTATAGGTATTGTTCCTATGCTGGGAAGAGTTGAGGATGACAATCTCAGCAG ACTTTTCTCTGAGTATCTCGGAGTGGAGACTATGTTGGCAATTGTTTGTAAAACTTCTGAAGGAGTTAAAGCTATCGAAATGTATGACAAGGAAGGCTGCATAAATAAAAGTAGCGGTCTTCATGGGCTAGGTGCAACTATTGGAAGGGCTTTGGACGGTCGATTTTTAGTCATATGTCTTGAATCCCTAAG GCCTTATGCTGGTAAATACGTGGTTGATGATCCACAGAGGAAGTTGGACATTTTAAACCCAAGATTGCCCAATGGGGAGTGTCCGTCTGGATTTCTTGGGTTTGCTGTGAATATGATTAATATAGACACCGAGAACCTGTTTTGTGTAACTCCGAGTGGTTTTGGCCTCAGAGAAACTCTGTTTTATAATCTCTTTTCTCGTCTACAAGTATATAAGACTAGGGTTGAAATGATGCAAGCACTTCCTTTGATAACTGACGGAGCTATTTCTTTAGATGGAGGAATGATTAGGAATTGTGGTGTATTTTCCTTGGGCAATAG GGAAGATGTTAATCTGAGATTCCTCAGACCAGAAAGATCAGCGGGGCTTGATGAACAAGTTGAAATTGAGAAGAAAATGAAGGATGCCCAGTTGAAGAAGGAAAAAATTTTGGAAGATCTAAAAAGGGAAAGGACATTATTGGACACGGTGAAGCACAATTTCAGCAAAAAGAAGATTGATTTTCTCAAGTATTTGGCTTCAAGTTCATCATCATATGCAACCCCG GTTCAGAATGCTCCTTCCGTACCCTGA
- the LOC127081919 gene encoding protein DEFECTIVE IN MERISTEM SILENCING 3 isoform X1 has protein sequence MFQPTSNSSNQVSNQDLVHTMPQSLQGTSTSVPTDLSESSMDTKDNLQNREFINAENIIRHSQKLQGDLQVFGMKIKQHEDRLSLLNTEKVKLEDSIIHLQVAIGKSKSSSTTKIDNAEEEVDKQILQHEKSAASVLCQIKTRYGAHASLLTLRKEVIGIVPMLGRVEDDNLSRLFSEYLGVETMLAIVCKTSEGVKAIEMYDKEGCINKSSGLHGLGATIGRALDGRFLVICLESLRPYAGKYVVDDPQRKLDILNPRLPNGECPSGFLGFAVNMINIDTENLFCVTPSGFGLRETLFYNLFSRLQVYKTRVEMMQALPLITDGAISLDGGMIRNCGVFSLGNREDVNLRFLRPERSAGLDEQVEIEKKMKDAQLKKEKILEDLKRERTLLDTVKHNFSKKKIDFLKYLASSSSSYATPVQNAPSVP, from the exons ATGTTTCAACCAACAAGCAACAGCAGCAACCAAGTCAGCAACCAG GATTTGGTTCATACCATGCCACAGTCTCTCCAAGGGACCTCGACATCAGTGCCAACGGATCTGAGTGAAAGCTCCATGGACACAAAAGACAACTTGCAAAATAGAGAATTTATAAATGCAGAAAATATCATCAGGCACTCCCAG AAACTACAAGGGGATCTGCAAGTGTTTGGGATGAAAATTAAGCAGCATGAGGACAGGCTGAGTCTTTTGAACACGGAAAAAGTCAAATTAGAAGACTCCATTATTCATTTGCAAG TTGCTATTGGGAAATCAAAGTCTTCAAGCACAACAAAGATTGATAATGCAGAGGAGGAGGTAGATAAACAAATATTGCAGCATGAAAAATCTGCTGCTAGTGTTTTGTGCCAGATAAAGACTCGTTATGGAGCGCATGCTTCTCTTCTTACACTAAGAAAGGAGGTTATAGGTATTGTTCCTATGCTGGGAAGAGTTGAGGATGACAATCTCAGCAG ACTTTTCTCTGAGTATCTCGGAGTGGAGACTATGTTGGCAATTGTTTGTAAAACTTCTGAAGGAGTTAAAGCTATCGAAATGTATGACAAGGAAGGCTGCATAAATAAAAGTAGCGGTCTTCATGGGCTAGGTGCAACTATTGGAAGGGCTTTGGACGGTCGATTTTTAGTCATATGTCTTGAATCCCTAAG GCCTTATGCTGGTAAATACGTGGTTGATGATCCACAGAGGAAGTTGGACATTTTAAACCCAAGATTGCCCAATGGGGAGTGTCCGTCTGGATTTCTTGGGTTTGCTGTGAATATGATTAATATAGACACCGAGAACCTGTTTTGTGTAACTCCGAGTGGTTTTGGCCTCAGAGAAACTCTGTTTTATAATCTCTTTTCTCGTCTACAAGTATATAAGACTAGGGTTGAAATGATGCAAGCACTTCCTTTGATAACTGACGGAGCTATTTCTTTAGATGGAGGAATGATTAGGAATTGTGGTGTATTTTCCTTGGGCAATAG GGAAGATGTTAATCTGAGATTCCTCAGACCAGAAAGATCAGCGGGGCTTGATGAACAAGTTGAAATTGAGAAGAAAATGAAGGATGCCCAGTTGAAGAAGGAAAAAATTTTGGAAGATCTAAAAAGGGAAAGGACATTATTGGACACGGTGAAGCACAATTTCAGCAAAAAGAAGATTGATTTTCTCAAGTATTTGGCTTCAAGTTCATCATCATATGCAACCCCG GTTCAGAATGCTCCTTCCGTACCCTGA